From one Gimesia sp. genomic stretch:
- the prfB gene encoding peptide chain release factor 2 (programmed frameshift), which translates to MDHELRDKCTGIMDRIVKLRDSLDYAGKKKRTTEINEKMGAAGFWDNQEKAQVLVSEMQQLQLTVKPLTELIEGAEDLEVLLEFIEEEGSEDSIPELASTADRLQKILDHLELQAMMSAPEDGSAAYLSIQAGEGGTDSSDWAEMLLRMYLRWAERRGFNVEILDRSDAEEAGIRSATIRIEGDYAYGYLKGETGNHRLIRISPFDSAGRRHTSFAAVDVSPDLGEIAEIEINWDQDVREDTYRASGAGGQHINKTDSAIRLTHLESGVVVQCQNNRSQHKNRAEARKMLKAKLFQIQQEKRDAELAAKRGGKSKIGFGGQTVRNYVLHPDQYAKDARTGHKVGNPGPVLDGDLDGFLESFLRWGMAEN; encoded by the exons ATGGATCACGAACTCAGAGATAAATGTACCGGAATCATGGATCGCATCGTCAAATTACGAGACTCTCTT GACTACGCAGGTAAGAAAAAACGGACCACCGAAATTAATGAAAAGATGGGGGCAGCCGGCTTCTGGGATAACCAGGAGAAAGCTCAGGTTCTCGTCTCTGAAATGCAACAGCTGCAATTGACTGTCAAACCGCTGACAGAGTTGATTGAAGGCGCTGAAGATCTTGAAGTTCTGCTGGAATTCATTGAGGAAGAAGGCAGCGAAGACAGTATTCCCGAACTCGCTTCCACAGCAGATCGACTGCAGAAGATCCTGGATCACCTCGAACTTCAGGCCATGATGTCTGCCCCCGAAGATGGCTCTGCGGCCTACCTCAGTATTCAGGCGGGTGAAGGGGGGACCGACTCCTCTGACTGGGCGGAAATGCTGCTGCGTATGTACCTGCGCTGGGCGGAGCGTCGCGGTTTCAATGTCGAAATTCTGGATCGCTCTGATGCAGAAGAGGCCGGCATTCGCAGCGCCACCATCCGCATCGAAGGCGATTATGCCTACGGTTATCTCAAAGGCGAAACCGGGAACCACCGACTGATTCGTATCAGTCCGTTCGATTCCGCAGGCAGGCGACACACTTCATTTGCCGCTGTCGACGTCTCACCCGACCTGGGAGAGATTGCAGAGATCGAAATCAACTGGGACCAGGACGTACGGGAAGACACCTACCGTGCCAGTGGTGCCGGGGGACAGCATATCAACAAAACCGATTCTGCAATCCGTCTGACGCACCTGGAATCGGGGGTCGTCGTGCAATGTCAGAACAACCGCAGTCAACACAAAAACCGTGCGGAAGCCCGTAAAATGCTCAAAGCGAAACTGTTCCAGATTCAACAGGAAAAACGGGACGCCGAACTGGCTGCAAAGCGGGGTGGTAAATCAAAGATCGGATTCGGCGGTCAGACCGTCCGCAACTATGTCTTACACCCTGACCAATATGCAAAAGATGCCCGTACGGGCCACAAAGTGGGAAATCCGGGCCCGGTCCTGGATGGCGATCTGGATGGATTCCTCGAATCCTTCCTCCGCTGGGGTATGGCGGAAAATTAA
- the gyrA gene encoding DNA gyrase subunit A — protein MATDNGEEPNIDPNIKYLDIQDEMRDSYLTYAMSVIISRALPDARDGLKPSQRRILVAMNDLNLGASSSRVKCAKISGDTSGNYHPHGDGSIYPTLVRLGQEWVMRNVLIDKQGNFGSLAGLPPAAMRYTEARLAPVAAEMLDDINRNTVDFVPTYDQRNDEPVVLPSKFPNLLVNGSSGIAVGMATSIPPQNMGEACEAVKLLIDDPDATIDDILQVMPGPDFPTGGIICGRYGIRKGYATGRSTITLRARSHFETEKQSDVIVITEIPYMETRDRIREKLELLVRDDRVKGISRIVDLTDRNVPPWKVHLQIILKRDADKEVVLAQLFKFSPLQTTFSIILLALVGNRPETLSIKELIQQFILHRIDVIRRRTEFLLAEARKRKHTVEGLMIAQIDIDEVIKTIRNSPSRAEAKISLQGMQVDGKLIERALGEAGFKEYQNEQGIHEYYSLSANQAEAIVSMQLGSLANLERERLADEHRELLKAISEYLYLLSDEDHIRAVIRDDMLHLQEKYADKRRTDISDEELTDVNRDDLIAEEPMVVTLSQRGYIKRTQLNTYQAQNRGGKGVRGAKVDDEDPIEHLFVASTHSYLLFITNRGRVYWSKVYDLPLQGRTAKGRALVNLLSLQEDETVSNCVSVREFDEERFLVMATRNGIIKKSPLSAYSRVQRGGIIAIKLDEDDELVEALIVSPGEDLLLATSDGMAIRFAQSDARSMGRNTRGVKGIKLSKSGHVIGMVIADPRYCLLTVCENGHGKRTPFGFIPASEEDEDQDEQTETDEELSTAESDTDEDSDDEQETRSGMQYRRQKRGGKGIRDIRTSARNGQAVDIISVAEDDEILMVTRSGKIQRIRGCEISQVGRNTQGVRVITLDDNDKLVSLARIPAEIVVDSENDPTDAETEVNADTESPETENESNSAQDNPGDQD, from the coding sequence TTGGCCACCGATAACGGCGAAGAGCCAAACATTGACCCGAATATCAAGTATCTGGACATTCAGGATGAAATGCGGGACAGTTACCTCACCTATGCGATGAGTGTAATTATCAGCCGCGCCCTGCCTGACGCTCGTGATGGTCTCAAACCCTCACAGCGTCGTATTCTGGTCGCCATGAACGATCTGAACCTGGGAGCCAGTTCATCCCGGGTAAAATGCGCAAAAATTTCCGGTGACACCAGCGGTAACTATCACCCGCACGGGGATGGTTCGATTTATCCCACCCTGGTCCGTCTGGGGCAGGAATGGGTCATGCGGAATGTTCTCATCGACAAGCAGGGGAACTTCGGCTCTCTGGCCGGTCTGCCTCCCGCAGCCATGCGTTACACAGAAGCCCGACTGGCCCCCGTCGCCGCAGAGATGCTGGACGACATCAACCGGAATACAGTCGACTTCGTGCCGACTTATGACCAGCGGAACGATGAGCCGGTCGTACTCCCCTCGAAGTTTCCCAACCTGCTGGTTAACGGTTCCAGCGGGATTGCCGTCGGTATGGCAACCAGCATCCCTCCCCAGAACATGGGTGAGGCCTGCGAAGCCGTCAAACTGTTGATCGACGACCCTGACGCGACTATCGACGACATTCTGCAGGTCATGCCAGGCCCCGATTTCCCGACCGGGGGAATCATCTGCGGTCGATACGGCATTCGCAAAGGATACGCCACCGGACGTTCCACTATCACACTCCGGGCTCGTTCTCACTTCGAAACTGAAAAACAGTCCGATGTGATTGTGATCACGGAAATCCCTTACATGGAAACCCGTGACCGCATTCGTGAAAAACTGGAATTGCTGGTCCGCGACGACCGGGTTAAAGGGATCTCCCGCATCGTGGACCTTACCGACCGCAATGTGCCCCCCTGGAAAGTCCATCTGCAAATCATTCTCAAGCGGGATGCTGACAAGGAAGTGGTGCTCGCGCAACTCTTCAAGTTCTCACCGCTGCAGACCACTTTCAGTATCATCCTGCTCGCGCTGGTCGGGAACCGTCCCGAAACCCTCTCGATTAAGGAACTGATTCAGCAGTTTATCCTGCACCGCATCGATGTGATCCGCCGTCGGACTGAATTCCTGCTCGCCGAAGCCCGCAAGCGGAAACATACGGTCGAAGGTCTGATGATCGCCCAGATCGATATCGATGAAGTGATCAAGACCATTCGCAACTCACCCAGCCGTGCCGAAGCCAAAATCAGCCTGCAGGGCATGCAGGTTGATGGAAAACTCATTGAGCGGGCGCTGGGTGAAGCAGGATTTAAAGAATATCAGAACGAGCAGGGAATTCACGAATATTATTCCCTCTCCGCAAACCAGGCCGAAGCAATTGTATCGATGCAGCTCGGTTCACTGGCCAACCTGGAACGGGAAAGACTGGCCGACGAACACCGCGAACTGCTGAAAGCAATCTCCGAATACCTGTATCTGCTCTCGGACGAAGACCATATTCGCGCGGTGATTCGCGACGATATGCTGCATCTGCAGGAAAAGTATGCAGACAAACGCCGGACCGACATCAGTGACGAAGAACTGACCGACGTCAACCGGGATGATCTGATTGCCGAAGAACCGATGGTCGTCACGCTCTCGCAGCGCGGCTATATCAAACGGACTCAGCTCAATACTTATCAGGCTCAGAACAGAGGCGGCAAAGGAGTCCGCGGCGCTAAAGTCGATGACGAAGACCCCATTGAACACCTGTTCGTCGCCAGTACTCACTCTTACCTGCTGTTCATTACGAATCGCGGACGGGTCTACTGGTCCAAGGTCTACGACCTGCCTCTACAGGGACGCACCGCCAAAGGCCGGGCACTGGTCAACCTGCTCTCACTCCAGGAAGATGAAACCGTCTCCAACTGTGTCTCTGTCCGGGAATTCGATGAAGAACGCTTCCTGGTCATGGCCACCCGTAACGGTATCATCAAAAAATCGCCTCTTTCCGCTTACAGCCGTGTACAACGGGGCGGGATTATTGCGATCAAACTCGATGAAGACGACGAACTCGTCGAAGCCCTGATCGTCTCCCCCGGAGAAGACCTCCTGCTGGCAACCTCAGACGGTATGGCAATCCGTTTTGCCCAGTCGGATGCACGCAGCATGGGACGAAATACCCGAGGTGTCAAAGGCATCAAGCTGTCTAAATCTGGTCACGTGATCGGCATGGTCATCGCGGATCCTCGTTATTGTCTGCTGACAGTTTGTGAGAATGGACACGGGAAGCGCACTCCTTTCGGCTTCATTCCAGCTTCGGAAGAGGATGAAGACCAGGATGAGCAGACCGAGACAGACGAAGAACTCTCAACTGCTGAAAGCGATACCGACGAAGATTCTGATGACGAGCAGGAAACCCGAAGCGGCATGCAATACCGTCGGCAGAAACGTGGCGGAAAGGGGATTCGCGACATCCGCACTTCGGCACGCAACGGTCAGGCGGTCGACATTATCTCTGTTGCGGAAGATGATGAGATTCTGATGGTAACCCGCAGTGGGAAAATTCAACGTATCCGAGGCTGCGAAATCAGTCAGGTCGGTCGAAATACTCAGGGCGTGCGAGTAATCACCCTGGACGATAACGACAAACTGGTCTCCCTGGCCCGAATTCCTGCAGAAATCGTAGTCGACTCAGAAAACGATCCCACGGATGCAGAAACAGAAGTGAATGCGGATACCGAGTCTCCGGAAACGGAAAACGAAAGCAACAGCGCTCAAGACAACCCTGGTGACCAGGATTAA
- a CDS encoding UDP-glucose/GDP-mannose dehydrogenase family protein, protein MKIAVIGTGYVGLVTGTCFSESGNYVTCIDIDETKVRRLQAGEVPIYEPGLEEMVKRNTKAGRLTFTTSYADVIPDSKCIFIAVGTPMTADGSANLDSIWKVAESLAPLLAEDAVVIIKSTVPVGTNRKLAEMLKSLTGREVDVASNPEFLKEGAAIEDFSKPDRVVVGVSRPEVSEVLHELYKPFLRTEHPFLSMELESAEMTKYVANCMLATKISFINEMANLCERVGADINQVRRGIGHDQRIGFSFLFPGVGYGGSCFPKDVSALISVAHDREMEPSILNAVDQVNTAQKRVLFDKINRYFKGDLAGKTVAIWGLAFKPKTDDIREAPALVLIDLLLEAGVSSIKVHDPVAMENVKAEYGDKLSYFDHHYDTLDSADVLVIVTEWNEFRHADFDYIRHKLAHPVIFDGRNLYEPSKLKAKGIKYFGIGLSSEKYLD, encoded by the coding sequence ATGAAAATTGCAGTAATTGGTACAGGATACGTAGGATTAGTCACGGGCACCTGTTTCTCTGAAAGTGGAAATTATGTCACCTGCATTGATATCGATGAGACCAAGGTCCGTCGTCTTCAGGCGGGAGAAGTTCCGATTTATGAACCTGGTCTGGAGGAAATGGTCAAGCGGAACACCAAAGCGGGACGCTTAACGTTTACAACCAGCTATGCAGATGTGATCCCTGATTCCAAATGTATTTTCATCGCCGTAGGCACTCCGATGACCGCAGATGGCTCTGCCAATCTGGACAGCATCTGGAAAGTAGCAGAATCGCTGGCACCGCTGCTGGCTGAAGACGCAGTCGTCATCATCAAAAGTACCGTACCTGTTGGCACAAATCGCAAGCTGGCAGAAATGCTGAAATCACTGACCGGTCGGGAAGTCGATGTCGCCTCTAACCCGGAATTCCTCAAAGAGGGAGCCGCTATCGAGGACTTCTCCAAACCGGACCGGGTGGTAGTTGGAGTCTCTCGACCGGAAGTTTCTGAAGTCTTACATGAACTTTACAAACCATTTCTGCGAACCGAACACCCGTTCCTGTCGATGGAACTCGAGAGTGCAGAAATGACTAAATATGTTGCCAACTGCATGCTGGCAACCAAAATCAGCTTCATTAATGAGATGGCCAACCTCTGTGAACGCGTCGGGGCGGATATCAATCAGGTGCGACGCGGTATTGGACACGATCAGCGGATCGGCTTTTCATTCCTGTTTCCGGGAGTCGGTTATGGTGGATCCTGTTTCCCCAAAGACGTCTCCGCACTGATCTCCGTGGCACACGATCGCGAAATGGAACCCTCAATCCTGAATGCCGTCGATCAGGTCAACACAGCCCAGAAACGGGTCCTGTTCGACAAGATCAACCGCTACTTCAAAGGGGATCTCGCCGGCAAAACGGTCGCCATCTGGGGACTCGCTTTCAAGCCTAAAACCGATGATATTCGCGAAGCTCCGGCATTGGTCCTGATCGATCTGTTACTGGAAGCGGGCGTCAGTAGCATCAAGGTCCATGATCCTGTCGCGATGGAGAATGTCAAAGCGGAATACGGTGATAAACTCTCATACTTTGACCATCATTACGACACCCTTGACAGCGCGGATGTACTGGTAATCGTTACGGAGTGGAACGAGTTCCGGCACGCTGATTTCGATTACATTCGCCACAAGCTGGCACACCCCGTCATCTTTGACGGTCGCAACCTGTACGAACCCTCAAAGCTGAAAGCCAAAGGAATCAAGTACTTTGGAATTGGACTCAGTTCGGAAAAATACTTAGATTGA
- a CDS encoding DUF1080 domain-containing protein — translation MRSGKLTCGVLSMFISLSLAGCLKVEHPSPPAKTNAEPQVGESPEAKPKPSPAPPEDVIPDTGLTKAEIEEGWIALFDGHSLYGWKPNNDVNWHVEQGAIKASTGEPGLLLTTSPFADYELRFDFKLAPETNSGMFLRTTFDPKDPTKDCYELNLCDTKTEFPTGSLVGRSKIKEAVPASTDWQTFQVRVEGPQFQASLNGKEVLNFKDTSENQRDIGFIGLQKNEGAVKFRNIYLKPLRMMTLFNGVDLAGWQVVPGSQSKFEVVDNTIHVTAEKQGYLETEDTFDNFLFQASAKSNGEALNSGYFFRAIKGTESGMANGYEVQIHNGFKDNDRTKPENAGTGAIFRRTEARRVVSNDHEWFTTTLNAYGSHIAVWIDGYQVTDWEDTRKPDENPRKGLRLKGGHISLQGHDPTTDLNFKDLKLSNLPGESSPPAKSGESSPPAKSGK, via the coding sequence ATGCGATCAGGAAAGCTGACTTGCGGTGTTTTAAGTATGTTCATTTCACTCAGCCTGGCCGGCTGCCTGAAAGTGGAACATCCTTCCCCTCCTGCCAAAACCAATGCCGAACCTCAGGTAGGCGAGTCGCCGGAAGCGAAACCGAAACCATCCCCCGCACCTCCGGAGGACGTCATTCCGGACACCGGATTGACCAAAGCCGAAATTGAAGAGGGCTGGATTGCCCTGTTTGACGGGCACAGTCTGTATGGCTGGAAACCCAACAACGACGTGAACTGGCATGTCGAGCAGGGAGCAATCAAAGCGAGCACCGGCGAACCGGGTCTGCTCCTGACAACATCCCCCTTCGCGGACTACGAGTTACGTTTTGATTTTAAACTCGCTCCCGAAACCAACAGCGGCATGTTCCTCAGAACAACCTTCGATCCCAAAGATCCCACCAAAGACTGCTATGAACTGAATCTCTGTGACACAAAAACGGAGTTTCCCACCGGCAGTCTGGTCGGTCGCAGCAAAATCAAAGAAGCGGTCCCCGCCAGTACCGACTGGCAGACCTTTCAGGTCCGCGTGGAAGGCCCTCAGTTCCAGGCCTCTCTCAACGGAAAAGAGGTTCTTAATTTCAAAGACACTTCTGAGAATCAGCGCGACATCGGTTTTATCGGTCTGCAGAAAAATGAAGGAGCCGTCAAATTCCGGAATATCTATCTTAAACCGCTCCGGATGATGACACTCTTCAACGGCGTCGATCTGGCAGGCTGGCAGGTCGTCCCCGGCTCCCAGAGCAAATTTGAAGTCGTCGACAACACCATCCACGTGACTGCCGAAAAACAGGGGTATCTCGAAACCGAAGACACATTCGACAACTTCCTCTTTCAGGCCTCTGCCAAATCAAACGGGGAAGCACTCAACAGCGGTTATTTCTTTCGTGCCATCAAAGGTACCGAATCCGGAATGGCTAACGGCTACGAAGTTCAGATCCATAATGGCTTCAAAGACAACGACCGTACCAAACCCGAAAATGCAGGGACCGGTGCCATCTTCCGTAGAACGGAAGCCCGTCGTGTCGTCTCCAACGATCACGAGTGGTTCACCACGACTCTCAATGCTTACGGCTCTCACATCGCCGTCTGGATCGACGGATATCAGGTCACCGACTGGGAGGACACCCGCAAACCGGATGAAAATCCGCGGAAAGGCCTGCGCCTCAAAGGCGGCCACATCAGCCTGCAGGGACATGACCCGACGACCGATCTGAACTTCAAAGACCTGAAGCTCAGCAATCTGCCCGGGGAATCGTCGCCTCCTGCAAAGTCCGGGGAATCGTCGCCTCCTGCAAAGTCCGGGAAATAG
- the rfbB gene encoding dTDP-glucose 4,6-dehydratase yields the protein MKRILVTGGCGFIGSNFIRLQLSEYPEIEVTNLDKLTYAGNLENLKDFESHTGYQFVKGDITDPEVVNSLLDSVDFDAVINFAAESHVDRSILDSGPFIQTNIVGTQVLLDAARKHEVNRYVQVSTDEVYGSLGPEGLFTEQTPIAPNSPYSASKAAADLLVRSYVNTFGFPAVITRCSNNYGPYQFPEKLIPLFISNAQEGKSLPIYGEGTNVRDWIHVMDHCRGIDAALRKGEPGQVYNFGGHAEMQNIKITKLLLKLLDKPESLIEYVTDRPGHDLRYAIDCSKAESELGWKVETDFQAGLKETIDWYLENPEWVNRIRTGKYREYYEQQYGTRLKS from the coding sequence ATGAAACGGATTTTAGTAACAGGCGGATGTGGTTTTATCGGATCAAACTTTATCCGTTTACAATTGTCTGAGTATCCGGAAATCGAAGTCACCAATCTCGACAAACTCACCTATGCCGGCAATCTCGAAAACCTCAAAGATTTTGAATCGCACACCGGCTACCAATTTGTCAAAGGGGACATCACTGATCCGGAAGTGGTAAATTCTCTGCTGGACTCTGTCGACTTTGACGCCGTCATCAACTTTGCTGCAGAATCGCACGTTGATCGCAGCATTCTGGATTCCGGACCATTCATCCAGACCAACATCGTCGGAACACAAGTTCTGTTGGATGCAGCCCGCAAACATGAAGTCAACCGATACGTCCAGGTCTCCACTGACGAAGTCTATGGCAGTCTCGGTCCCGAAGGGCTGTTCACAGAACAGACCCCAATTGCGCCGAACAGTCCCTATTCTGCCTCCAAAGCCGCCGCCGATCTGCTGGTCCGCAGTTACGTGAATACGTTCGGCTTCCCCGCTGTCATCACCCGCTGCTCTAACAACTATGGCCCCTATCAGTTTCCGGAAAAACTGATTCCGCTGTTTATCTCCAACGCCCAGGAAGGCAAATCACTGCCGATCTACGGCGAAGGAACGAACGTACGTGACTGGATTCACGTGATGGATCATTGCCGGGGAATTGATGCAGCTCTCAGAAAAGGTGAGCCCGGTCAGGTTTACAACTTCGGCGGTCACGCTGAGATGCAGAACATCAAAATCACAAAACTGCTTCTCAAACTGCTGGACAAGCCAGAATCACTCATTGAATACGTCACAGATCGCCCGGGACACGACTTGCGTTATGCCATCGACTGCAGCAAAGCGGAATCTGAACTGGGATGGAAAGTGGAAACGGACTTTCAGGCAGGTCTGAAAGAGACCATCGACTGGTATCTGGAAAACCCCGAGTGGGTAAACCGGATCCGCACAGGAAAGTATCGCGAATACTATGAACAGCAATACGGAACCCGTCTGAAATCCTAA